ACTTTTTCAGTTTTAGCTGATCTTCTAGATTTTATCTCATTCTGGCGAGCTTGTTAAAATTCCACAACTTCAGTAAAAGGAAATTTGAAgatatataaattctatttcttAAAGAATCAAAATTTGTATCCTAATCTTTTGTTTGAACAAAATTGGACAAATacataggaaaagaaaaagttgacAATTCGCTTCCAGAAACATCTAAATCTCtttatcagaaaaaaaaaaaaaaaaaaaagacaactTCCAAAATCATTTCTTTAGTTAATAAACAACTACAAGGGCATACTTAaggaaattttaacaaatagaaAAACCTCCAGCCTTTCCTCTTTGAAGAAGTCTCAAGTGGTGGTTCCACCATAGTCATTGTCACCTTTGCCACTTAAGTAATGATGACAGATTGAGAAGAGATAATTGAtacttcttttgttatttgaGAAGAGATAATTGACACTTGGATGGCATTTCACCAGGAATTCCACATAATAATGGAGGTTAATGGAGGGAGACAGATAAAGTGCAGGATAAGGAGAAGATGATATGTGTGTGTGAGAGGGAGGGAGAgggaggaaaaagaaaggggCAGTGGGTTAATTGATGGCAAGGAGAAATTGGaccaattaataaaaatttaatcagaagtaaaattttctttttgcccATTCTGGTGATCTATCCAAAATTGTTTCCAATATCACAGGTTAAAGTAAAACTGATCAAATTAAAAGGGGTAGTTAACATTCAAAAGAATGCAAACAAAGGTCAggatttattttgattatttggcctataaaaaatatatagacaAGTATCATATTGCAATggcaattaataaatagaacAAGATGTTACCTCGGATAATAATAAGTTACAGAAGTGTGGTTGAAGCATCTCAAATGTAAATACACCAGGGGAGGGTTCAGACATTATATGTCTGAAACTTTCCTCTGTGTTATCATTAATTGCCTTTATAAATGAGGGAACAAAGAAGCTCGAAGGGTGCATCGCATACAACTCTCTATTTAAAGGCTGCACAAACACCACCACGTATATAATTATAAGCAGCAGATTATCATCTGGGGGGAACATATATAAACATGAAAGCAACTGCCAAGCTCCATGACTTCGTAAGACCAATGATATTTAAGCACTTCAGGGAAAAGACAATCATGTAAGACCAAGATCATTGAAAAGACTTGAAAAGACCATCAATGTTAAAGATGCAATTCTGTTCTCCATTTATCCATTACCATTTAGACATAGACCCATACAACTCAGCAATTTACTGTACAAGTACACTTTCAAGAGATCATCACCATCAGATTTCCActcaatttatatttctttctagTTGCGAAACAATTTGTCTTTATCTTAAAAGATTGCTAGTAAAAGCTAAATCATAACATTAGACATCGGAgataagagagaaaaaagggCTAGCAGAAGTTTCACTTTTTCTCTCAGAAAGAGTCATCTTTGGTTTTCCCAAGTGAGACATGAAGTAGACTGAACACGTTCACGAAAGGAGACTAGTAGAAGTATGACTAGCTTACAGGTCCATCATTCTGTTTCTAGCCAGTTTGCATACAAATATGATATGGTTCTCCATGTTATTCAACagtggaaaaaaaaaatcaaaatgtgTCCATGTCTCTGAATCTAATAAAAGGCAAAATATTTATCATGTCGTCTCTTACCTGATAATTTGATATTATCTTCTGCCTGTATTCTCTCTGTCTCTGAGCCTACCAAAAGAAGAACATtaaggaaaatttttcacAACTCATGCATTTTATAACCACCATAAGCAATTTCTGAAGataatttcatttctttacCTCCAAATTCTCAATAGTAAAACaagttttaatagaaaaagatacaTTACCCTGGTACGCTCTCCATGAGGCAAGTACTTTAAGAGAATGTCTCTCATAAACTTGACTTTATTTTCTCTGCTAACACTAAGCATGCTAGGAGGCAAATACCTCTCCAGAGAGCTAAAAACAGAGGGACAAAAGTCCAATTGTAGATCCTCATAGCTCTCTGGTTTATGATCCTTGTTCGGGTTTAATCTTAGCCTCTGGCTCGCTGTTACTGAACCCACTACAACCGGAGCATTTGTCATCGTCGTCGTCGTCGCCGCAGTAGTAGTAGTAGCAGTAGCAGTAGCAGTATTTGTCTGTTTCACCGATTCCACTGCTGCCACCACGCCGTTCCCTTCTCCGGTCACCGGAGTCGCCTCCCGGTGATCGACGGACATGCTGAAGCTCACAATTGAGGGGAATTGAGTTCCTTGTTCTTAAAGCATTGATAATATTGAGGATAAAAATGTGAGAGAATTAGGGTTTCTGAGAGTGGTGTGTTTTGTTGGCTTGTAATAGACGTGAAGAGAGTGTCAGCTAGTTTTCAGTTAGGGTTTGAtggttcttaatttttttttgcttatACACATTCTTTTTTTGGCGCGTGAAAATAACGTTGGTTAATGAGTGGGTGTTGGTTAGCGAGCCATGTTAACTTTTTAAACGCtttgaatatttctttttttttttttacattttagcCCTACCTTTACCAAGCCATACATATAAAATAggattacaatttaaaaaatgggaattattattttttattataaaatataaaatatttatatatatatatatatatatataaataagtaaattattagACAAATGGAAATTAAGCTTTTCAGTTTTCATTAGATATTCTGAGTTAGTTGGTTCCGTCTGGCTATGATTTACATTCTAAAACTACAGTTATGCTTTgtgcaattttcttttcttcaggAGCGATTTAACTTGGCATTCTCTCATTTTCTGAAGCTGAAAACACTTTTCAGAGATGAAGGAATATGCAGCAAAGCCGCAAGATCAAGAAAGAATGGTTACTGTAAAATCATAATTACAACAAAGGTCAAGTCCTTCTGTAAGTTCTTAAGAAGCTTCCAGTGCTGTGTTGAGTGTGTAATATTAACCGCAGCAGTGCAATCCATGTAACATAATTACAACAAAGGTCAAACccctttaattcttttgtgGGGCTGGCAAATGTATAAGAGGGCATCTCCAAAATCACCGTTCAGTTATAAAAGGGCAAATGTCAGttcaaacaaaacaaaacaaaaagaactTATCAAATTAATGGTGAAACTGAAGTTAACAACATCAAATAGGAATTTAGATGGACAGAGGCACTTGTAAAATGCATTTTAAAATCATTGGCATCGGGAACAATGATTTACTGCTAAACTCAAGATTGACATGAAAGCCAAAAGTTGCTGGAAACAACCTTACAAAACCAAGTCCAAATTCAGGTACAAGAAAATTTCTTCGCCAATGAGCTTCTGGTATCAGAATGGCCCTAGTTATCTTCCTTCACAAGCCATGGGTACATTCTCAATTCGATTATGTTCCTCACCTGTAAATGTCTGAAAATAGACATCATAATGGGAAAAGAGGGAATCTATAGTGAAAAACTTCAATTAGACAAATTACAATTCAGTTAAATGCAACTTTATAAAGTCAAGgttgataaataaaaaccaTTGTCAAACAAAAAGTGCAATCTTTAACCAATTGGATGTAGCTCAATTAGTACCGGATTCATCTCCAAGGTTCGAGTTCGAACCCCAGTCCATACCAATTAACCagaagaaataatgaaaaaggGAATACTATAGAACCACCAGTAAGCAGAGTGCTTATCCTATGTATGGGAAGAACTttgaaatataagaaaatgccTTGTATTTCAACAGAATATATCCACACAGCTAAGCAGAATGGCAATTTATAACGCATGTAGTCAAAATGATGGTAAAGGGACTGAGATATTAATCAGCAACAGAAGAATTCTCTGAAGCTTTAATTCACTAACAATAGAATCTATATTGAAACAGTCAAATACTCGCATTTTTGAGAGAGTTTTTCACTGGTGCAAATTCCTTCTATCAACTATCTACCATAAGCAATGAGTTTATATCCTCTTAAGCCTTCACTTCCACTTGTTTTGGTCCATTTTCTGGTATCAGCAACCCAAGGCCTTCCTTCCTTTCAGAATCCAAAAAAGACTTCTGCTTACTCTCATACCAGGGATTAGAAGTCAATACACGTAATTCTGACTTCCCATTGATCTCCAACACTTCAGGCAATCCATTAATGCACCCTTTTGACATACCCACATCAATCCTTATAGCCCTATTGTCACAAACAGCGTTAATCCCAGCTTCCTGAATAGTGTGCCCCATAATCATCCTCTTCACTCCAGGAATTGTAGCAAGAACATGCTCAAGGGCAGAACAATCACAATTCTTGGCCACCTCATCCGAAAACTTCCTCAACCACACCACAGCTTCCCTCCCTCTACAATAACCTGGAGCAGATTTTTGAGCTAACCCAGTAATCCAATCCCTAACCTCCTGATTCATTCTCTCCAACCCATACTCCACATGTTTTGCTAACAAGCCACCATGAACAAACACAGAATCCCCAATAACCAACACAGTGACATTCTTGgacaaaaatttattagcaATAGGACCATCAGGTCTCAATGCTGCTATtctagctctgataccatgaacATACTCTTGTTTAACACCTCGAAAAGTCAAAGGAATCCCATCGAAGATATCCTTAGGGTTTTCAAGACCGACACATAAGCTCTTCATTTTATTACCTAGAGAATACCAATAAGCCCAATTACTAAACTCCTCCAATCCTACCTTTGTAACATACCTAAAATCACTTTCTACGTTCATAATCTCATGATTACCATTCATAGTAATCAAATTGCCTCCACTTTTCACAGCTTCCCTCTTCAATTTCtctaagaaataaagaatctTTAACTCCTCCCCACCTCTATCAAGCACATCACCTATCTGAACCACCGTAGCAGACCCACCTGACCATCTATCAGACCCATCAATCAAACCCGCCAATCTGAAAGCTTGTTTCGACTTTTCCAAATCCCCGTGCAGATCCCCAATTGCAACCAGACGGTTGGGCGTGGGATACCATGTTCGTATATCATTATACTCTCCATTAGTTTGCTCATTCTGGAGATCTACAGATGGCAGAAAAATGCCATCACTTACAGAGAAATCAACGAATGTGTctacaaaagaagaaaggagactTGGGATATCTTTGCAGATTGggtcattcttttctttaatttccatTGGTATCTCTTGCCTTGTCCAAACAAAATGTGAATCAACTACTGGGTCTTTTtagattcttgaaatttgGGGGTTTTTGACTTCTGAAGCTGTGACAGAAGACTAGAAGGAGGCAAAAGTCCAGAAAGAAAGCGCGCTacgtcttctttcttttatatatgaaatggGCCGGGGGAATTAGGTCCGTGACTATTCAGCTGGCCCAAGATGTTTTCATATGAATCCCCGGCTGTACTATTAGATATATACAACCAAATTAGTGACTGGtgccttttaaaaaaaattactataatgtaattataagcttttatataaattttcttttattttcaaataatttatttttaatttatttagccTCAACTAAGTTGATTTAATtcagaaaatagaaaaaatattcaataatttaattcaaacaaaaaaacttAACCAGTTCAATTTGATGATAATCCGCATATACCATATTATAGTTATAATATgcctttaaaaatttaaagttaataaacttgtgttattttttatcaaaaatttaatgtacaaaatgtaactaatgtaaattaattttcatcaacatgtaaaaataaagaatagcTATCGAATCTTATTCCTAATTTCTTTGATGAAAACTTGTGTCAGATGTCAGACTATGACATTTATTTggactaataaaatttttatttaattgttaaaaaatttattatttattattaaatttagcacgtaatttttaatattcaaaatttaaatatcaaactttaatattaattttgattttagcaTCCGGCGAAATTACTAACTACATATGCCAATGTGTGTGAACTCCGGCTATAAAAAGAGAGATTGAGTTAGTATTCTCGCTATAAAGATGTTGTCgtttaaacatataaaactaataaaatttcaaaattaaaaaacaaaaaaaaaataatttatgtgcttaaataaactttatagTGAAATGAGtcaataattttagtattcaCTCAATCTTTTTTATGACAAGAGATCACATCATAAATgtaaatttaacaaataatttttattgaatactGAAATTGAAATCAATACTAAAGTATAGcattgaaaatgaaattttgaaCACTGCATGTTAAATTtgataacaaattaaaatttcaaaatattttttggcaAATAAGCATAAGactttttattgttattaatctgtttcataatttttcaaagagattctttttataatattgaaaagacaactatgaatttaataaaactatgccaaataataaatattgcaaattctttttgaaattaaaatggTGAAAT
The Ricinus communis isolate WT05 ecotype wild-type chromosome 1, ASM1957865v1, whole genome shotgun sequence DNA segment above includes these coding regions:
- the LOC8286377 gene encoding shewanella-like protein phosphatase 2, which translates into the protein MEIKEKNDPICKDIPSLLSSFVDTFVDFSVSDGIFLPSVDLQNEQTNGEYNDIRTWYPTPNRLVAIGDLHGDLEKSKQAFRLAGLIDGSDRWSGGSATVVQIGDVLDRGGEELKILYFLEKLKREAVKSGGNLITMNGNHEIMNVESDFRYVTKVGLEEFSNWAYWYSLGNKMKSLCVGLENPKDIFDGIPLTFRGVKQEYVHGIRARIAALRPDGPIANKFLSKNVTVLVIGDSVFVHGGLLAKHVEYGLERMNQEVRDWITGLAQKSAPGYCRGREAVVWLRKFSDEVAKNCDCSALEHVLATIPGVKRMIMGHTIQEAGINAVCDNRAIRIDVGMSKGCINGLPEVLEINGKSELRVLTSNPWYESKQKSFLDSERKEGLGLLIPENGPKQVEVKA